One Paraglaciecola mesophila genomic region harbors:
- the aroA gene encoding 3-phosphoshikimate 1-carboxyvinyltransferase codes for MSRSAPLLLNPISAISGTVNVPGSKSLSNRALLLAAVAKGETHLTNLLDSEDIRHMLKALTQLGVEYRLSDDKTECWVQGLGQGFSVDTVQTLFLGNAGTAMRPLCAVLATSNGEFELTGEPRMEERPIGALVDALRQAGAEISYLKNDGYPPLKMKGRALKGGKISVEGTVSSQFLTALLMAAPLFESDSDIHIVGELVSKPYIDITLNTMAQFGITVENNNYQSFTVKGNQQYQAAGDFLVEGDASSASYFLAAGAIKGGTVRVTGVGKKSIQGDIRFADVLEKMGAKITWGDDYIDVTGAPLTAIDMDMNHIPDAAMTIATTALFAEGTTSIRNIYNWRVKETDRLAAMACELRKVGADVIEGHDYITITPPKQLIQTDIDTYDDHRVAMCFSLVALSDTPVTINDPDCTAKTFPDYFTRLKQISG; via the coding sequence ATGAGTCGTTCCGCTCCTTTATTACTCAACCCGATCAGTGCCATTTCAGGTACAGTAAATGTACCAGGCTCTAAAAGCTTATCTAATCGCGCTTTGTTACTTGCCGCAGTTGCAAAAGGTGAAACGCATCTAACGAATTTGCTCGACAGTGAAGATATTCGCCACATGCTAAAAGCATTAACTCAGTTGGGTGTCGAATATCGTTTATCAGATGATAAAACAGAATGTTGGGTGCAAGGTCTAGGACAAGGGTTTAGCGTAGACACGGTGCAGACATTATTTTTAGGTAATGCAGGTACTGCCATGCGTCCACTATGCGCGGTACTAGCTACATCAAACGGTGAATTCGAGTTAACGGGCGAGCCTAGAATGGAAGAGCGTCCTATTGGTGCCTTAGTTGACGCTTTGCGCCAAGCGGGAGCCGAGATTAGTTATTTAAAAAATGACGGCTACCCACCGTTAAAAATGAAGGGCAGGGCGCTGAAAGGCGGAAAGATCAGCGTGGAAGGTACGGTATCTAGCCAATTTTTAACAGCATTGCTAATGGCTGCCCCTTTGTTTGAATCTGACAGTGACATTCATATTGTTGGTGAGTTGGTCTCTAAACCGTATATTGATATTACACTCAATACCATGGCGCAATTTGGTATAACAGTTGAAAACAATAACTACCAAAGCTTCACTGTTAAAGGCAATCAACAGTACCAAGCTGCTGGCGATTTTTTGGTTGAAGGCGACGCGTCATCCGCTTCTTACTTTTTAGCCGCTGGTGCGATTAAAGGTGGCACGGTGCGTGTTACTGGCGTAGGGAAGAAGAGCATCCAAGGGGATATTCGATTCGCCGATGTACTCGAAAAAATGGGCGCGAAAATCACATGGGGCGACGACTACATTGATGTCACTGGCGCACCGTTGACAGCGATTGACATGGATATGAATCATATTCCTGATGCCGCGATGACCATTGCAACAACGGCGTTATTTGCCGAAGGTACAACGTCAATTCGTAACATTTATAATTGGCGTGTTAAAGAAACTGACCGGTTAGCCGCTATGGCTTGCGAGCTACGTAAAGTCGGAGCGGATGTTATTGAAGGGCACGATTACATCACTATTACACCACCAAAGCAGTTGATTCAAACAGACATAGATACCTACGATGATCACCGGGTTGCCATGTGCTTTTCATTGGTTGCTCTGAGTGATACACCTGTCACGATTAACGATCCTGACTGTACCGCTAAAACCTTCCCTGATTACTTTACTCGGTTAAAGCAGATCAGCGGCTAA
- the serC gene encoding 3-phosphoserine/phosphohydroxythreonine transaminase codes for MTKVYNFCAGPAMLPEAVMQQAQSEFINWQSQGCSVMEMSHRSKEFIALAETAEQDLRDLLNIPNNYKVLFTHGGGRGQFSAVPLNLSKEGDSADYIVSGSWSKSAVDEAQKYVNVNIAATTTNEDGLVAMPEQNSWKLNPDAAYVHYCPNETVDGVEINWIPETGDIPLVADMSSNILSQPIDVSKFGVIYAGAQKNIGPSGLSVVIVRDDLLEKARSVTPAIFDYTIIAKHDSMYNTPPTFAWYLAGLVFKWLKEQGGVKAMAERNKAKSDLLYGCIDSLAFYTNNVAPEYRSRMNVTFHLKNAELDKQFLAEAEAAGLKALKGHRIVGGMRASIYNAMPIEGVQALVSFMQDFAKRNG; via the coding sequence ATGACCAAGGTTTACAATTTTTGCGCCGGACCGGCCATGTTACCCGAAGCTGTAATGCAGCAAGCTCAAAGTGAATTCATCAATTGGCAGAGCCAAGGTTGTTCGGTGATGGAAATGAGCCACCGCAGTAAAGAGTTTATTGCCCTTGCCGAAACGGCAGAGCAAGATCTGCGGGATTTATTAAACATTCCTAATAACTACAAAGTATTGTTTACTCATGGTGGTGGTCGTGGGCAATTTTCTGCTGTTCCTCTTAATTTGTCTAAAGAGGGTGATAGTGCAGATTACATCGTTAGCGGCTCGTGGTCTAAAAGCGCGGTAGATGAAGCGCAAAAGTATGTTAACGTGAATATCGCTGCAACTACGACCAATGAAGACGGTTTGGTGGCGATGCCCGAACAGAACAGCTGGAAACTAAACCCAGATGCTGCATACGTACACTACTGCCCGAATGAAACGGTAGATGGAGTTGAAATTAATTGGATACCTGAAACAGGGGACATCCCGTTAGTCGCGGATATGTCATCGAATATTTTATCGCAACCAATTGATGTGAGTAAGTTCGGCGTTATCTATGCTGGCGCGCAGAAAAATATTGGTCCGTCGGGTTTATCTGTTGTGATAGTAAGAGATGATTTACTTGAAAAAGCACGCTCAGTTACTCCAGCGATTTTTGATTACACCATCATCGCTAAACATGACTCTATGTATAACACACCGCCAACATTCGCTTGGTACTTAGCAGGGCTGGTTTTCAAATGGCTCAAAGAACAAGGTGGTGTTAAAGCAATGGCTGAGCGAAATAAAGCCAAATCTGATTTGCTTTACGGGTGTATCGACAGCCTAGCATTTTACACCAATAACGTTGCGCCTGAATATCGCTCACGCATGAATGTGACCTTTCATTTGAAAAATGCTGAGCTAGATAAACAATTTTTAGCCGAAGCTGAAGCAGCTGGACTAAAAGCGTTAAAAGGCCATCGTATTGTTGGTGGAATGCGCGCCAGTATCTACAATGCAATGCCAATTGAAGGGGTGCAAGCCTTGGTTAGCTTCATGCAAGATTTTGCCAAGAGGAATGGTTAA
- the gyrA gene encoding DNA topoisomerase (ATP-hydrolyzing) subunit A → MTDHAQEILPINIEEELKNSYLDYAMSVIVGRALPDVRDGLKPVHRRVLFAMNELKNDFNKPYKKSARVVGDVIGKYHPHGDSAVYDTIVRMAQPFSLRYMLVDGQGNFGSVDGDSAAAMRYTEIRMAKISHELLADLEKETVDFVPNYDGTEFIPDVLPTKVPNLLINGSSGIAVGMATNIPPHNLTEVVNGCIALIDKPELSIEELMEYIPGPDFPTAAFISGRKGIEEAYRTGRGKIYMRARAEIEREDNGKETIIVHEIPYQVNKARLIEKIAELVKEKKIEGISALRDESDKDGMRIVVEVKRNESGEVLLNHLYSQTQMQTVFGINMVALDKTQPKVFNLLEILQAFILHRREVVTRRTVFELKKARERAHILEGLAIALANIDPIIALIKASKSPSDAKVSLTAQGWQLGDVSEMLERAGNDAARPDWLEPEFGIRDGLYYLTEQQAQAILDLRLNKLTGLEHEKILSEYKELLDLIAELLHILGSPERLMEVIREELEKIRDEFGDERRTEITAASHDIDIEDLIEREEVVVTLSREGYVKYQKLNDYESQRRGGKGKSATKMKEEDFIEKLLVANTHDHILCFSTRGRLYWLKVYQLPLASRNARGRPIVNILPLEENERITAILPIQEFEEGKYVLMATANGTVKKTALVQYSRPRANGIIAVNLNDGDELIGVDITDGSSDVMLFSDAGKVVRFNEKARDSETGAVKIDPETGEEILALRPMGRTATGVRGIRLQEGQRVVSLIVPQGDGAILTATENGFGKRTPVEDYPAKSRATQGVVSIKVSERNGKVVGAVQVNESDEIMLISDQGTLVRTRVGEVSTVGRNTQGVRLIRTGADEHVVGLQRIDEVEELEEELEVLSEGDETVEAAATDVENTTDEDPQNEE, encoded by the coding sequence ATGACTGATCACGCCCAAGAAATTCTTCCTATTAACATTGAAGAAGAACTTAAAAATTCTTATCTTGATTACGCCATGAGCGTAATTGTAGGCAGGGCGCTGCCTGATGTAAGAGATGGCTTAAAGCCCGTGCATCGCCGGGTTTTGTTCGCTATGAACGAGCTGAAAAACGACTTCAACAAACCTTACAAAAAATCGGCACGTGTTGTCGGTGATGTTATCGGTAAATACCACCCACACGGAGACTCGGCTGTTTACGATACGATTGTACGTATGGCGCAACCGTTTTCTTTACGTTATATGTTGGTTGACGGCCAAGGTAACTTCGGTTCAGTTGATGGTGACTCAGCAGCGGCAATGCGTTACACCGAAATCCGTATGGCGAAAATATCCCACGAATTATTAGCGGATTTAGAAAAAGAAACCGTCGATTTCGTTCCTAATTATGACGGTACTGAGTTTATTCCTGATGTCTTGCCTACCAAGGTACCTAATTTATTAATTAACGGTTCGTCAGGTATCGCGGTTGGTATGGCAACCAACATTCCACCACATAACTTAACGGAAGTCGTAAATGGATGTATCGCCTTAATTGATAAGCCTGAGCTGTCCATTGAAGAGTTGATGGAGTATATCCCAGGACCAGATTTCCCAACTGCTGCCTTTATTAGTGGTCGAAAAGGAATAGAAGAAGCTTATCGCACTGGTCGCGGCAAAATATACATGCGCGCCCGTGCTGAGATTGAGCGTGAAGATAATGGTAAAGAAACCATTATTGTTCATGAGATCCCGTACCAAGTTAACAAAGCGCGTCTGATTGAAAAAATTGCCGAGCTGGTTAAAGAAAAGAAAATCGAAGGCATTTCCGCTTTACGTGATGAGTCAGATAAAGACGGCATGCGTATTGTTGTTGAAGTAAAACGTAATGAGTCTGGGGAAGTATTACTTAACCATTTGTATTCACAAACACAAATGCAAACTGTGTTCGGGATCAATATGGTGGCGTTGGATAAGACTCAGCCGAAAGTATTCAACCTACTAGAGATTCTACAAGCCTTTATACTGCATCGCCGAGAAGTGGTGACGCGTCGTACGGTTTTCGAACTGAAAAAAGCTCGTGAACGTGCCCATATTCTTGAAGGCTTAGCCATTGCCTTGGCTAACATTGACCCAATTATCGCATTGATTAAAGCATCGAAAAGCCCCTCTGACGCCAAAGTATCCTTGACGGCGCAAGGCTGGCAGCTTGGTGATGTATCTGAAATGCTTGAACGTGCAGGCAATGATGCAGCTCGTCCTGATTGGTTAGAGCCTGAGTTTGGTATTCGTGATGGCCTGTACTATTTAACAGAGCAGCAAGCGCAAGCAATTCTTGACTTACGTTTGAATAAATTAACGGGTCTTGAACACGAAAAAATTCTTTCTGAGTACAAAGAGTTATTAGACCTGATTGCAGAATTGCTGCATATATTAGGCAGCCCCGAGCGTTTGATGGAAGTTATTCGTGAAGAGCTTGAAAAAATTCGTGATGAGTTTGGTGATGAACGCCGTACTGAAATTACAGCTGCGTCACATGATATTGATATCGAAGATTTAATAGAGCGTGAAGAGGTGGTGGTAACACTATCTCGAGAGGGCTATGTTAAGTATCAAAAACTCAATGATTATGAGTCTCAGCGTCGTGGTGGGAAAGGTAAGTCTGCGACCAAGATGAAAGAAGAAGATTTCATCGAGAAGCTGTTGGTAGCCAATACACATGATCACATTTTGTGTTTCTCTACTCGTGGCCGTTTGTATTGGTTGAAGGTATATCAATTGCCATTGGCGAGCCGTAATGCACGTGGTCGTCCGATCGTTAATATTTTACCGCTTGAAGAGAACGAACGCATTACCGCTATCTTACCTATTCAAGAATTCGAAGAAGGTAAGTATGTATTAATGGCTACAGCGAATGGAACCGTGAAGAAAACGGCCTTGGTGCAGTACTCACGTCCTCGTGCGAACGGCATTATTGCAGTTAACCTGAATGACGGCGATGAGTTGATTGGCGTAGATATTACCGATGGTAGCAGTGATGTCATGTTGTTCTCTGACGCGGGTAAAGTGGTTCGCTTTAACGAGAAAGCACGTGATTCGGAAACCGGCGCGGTCAAAATTGACCCTGAAACAGGCGAAGAAATCTTAGCGCTTCGCCCCATGGGTAGAACGGCAACAGGCGTACGCGGTATTCGCTTACAAGAAGGGCAACGAGTTGTGTCGTTGATTGTTCCTCAAGGCGATGGTGCGATCCTTACGGCCACAGAAAATGGTTTTGGTAAGCGCACCCCAGTTGAAGACTACCCTGCGAAAAGCCGAGCGACACAAGGTGTGGTGTCAATTAAGGTATCTGAGCGTAACGGTAAAGTTGTTGGTGCTGTTCAGGTCAATGAGAGCGATGAAATTATGCTTATCAGTGACCAAGGTACCCTAGTACGTACCCGCGTTGGTGAAGTGTCTACCGTTGGTCGTAATACCCAAGGTGTACGTTTGATACGTACGGGAGCAGACGAACATGTTGTTGGTTTGCAACGCATTGACGAAGTCGAAGAGTTAGAAGAAGAGCTCGAGGTATTAAGCGAAGGTGACGAGACAGTCGAAGCTGCTGCAACAGACGTGGAAAACACCACGGATGAAGATCCTCAAAACGAAGAATAA
- the ubiG gene encoding bifunctional 2-polyprenyl-6-hydroxyphenol methylase/3-demethylubiquinol 3-O-methyltransferase UbiG codes for MNSAQNVDHQEIQKFADLASRWWDLKGEFKPLHTINPLRTDYIVQRTQGLGGKKVIDVGCGGGILAESMARAGADVTGIDMGEAPLEVARLHCLESELSIDYQQSTAEEFASAHAGQFDVVTCMEMLEHVPDPSSVVEACSRLVKPGGMVFFSTLNRNIKSYLMAILGAEHILKLVPKDTHNHDKFIKPSELLSWVDNTPLMAKHMTGLHVSPLTQQFYLSDKNVDVNYIVHCQHSADA; via the coding sequence ATGAACTCAGCGCAAAATGTTGACCATCAAGAAATACAAAAATTTGCCGATTTGGCATCTCGTTGGTGGGACCTCAAAGGGGAATTTAAACCCTTACATACGATTAACCCCCTTAGAACCGATTATATTGTGCAGCGTACCCAAGGGCTAGGTGGAAAAAAGGTTATTGATGTGGGTTGCGGCGGCGGCATTTTAGCTGAAAGTATGGCTCGCGCTGGAGCTGATGTTACCGGAATTGATATGGGTGAAGCGCCACTTGAAGTTGCCCGTTTGCACTGTCTTGAGTCAGAATTGAGCATTGATTATCAACAATCTACTGCAGAAGAATTTGCCAGTGCCCACGCTGGACAGTTTGACGTAGTGACGTGTATGGAGATGCTTGAACATGTGCCTGACCCATCATCTGTGGTTGAAGCCTGCAGTCGATTAGTCAAACCTGGCGGCATGGTTTTTTTCTCTACGCTCAATCGCAACATCAAATCCTATTTGATGGCCATACTAGGTGCTGAACACATTCTTAAACTGGTACCAAAAGATACTCACAACCACGACAAATTTATTAAACCATCAGAGTTACTAAGTTGGGTTGATAACACCCCTTTAATGGCAAAACACATGACGGGATTGCATGTCAGTCCACTCACACAACAATTTTACTTATCTGACAAAAATGTTGATGTGAATTACATCGTACATTGTCAACACAGTGCTGATGCATAA
- a CDS encoding HAD family hydrolase — MHKMLPSPKGVLFDLDGTLLDTARDLGNALNWVLLQHEMPPCEFEVYRNIASDGSQGLLEIGFGEKLADFDVEALRALFLDRYEQEICIDTVSFDGIKELLARLDEDNIPWGIVTNKPQWLTELLLPNFDEFANCQVVISGDTLAKRKPDPLPLIHAAKIMQIAPSECWYIGDAKRDIDAAIAANMTSVVANYGYIGPEHRSETWNADLYIDQPQAMLKHL, encoded by the coding sequence ATGCATAAGATGTTGCCCTCGCCCAAAGGGGTATTGTTCGATTTAGACGGCACCTTACTAGATACCGCGAGAGACTTAGGCAATGCGCTTAATTGGGTATTGCTACAGCACGAAATGCCTCCTTGTGAATTTGAGGTATATCGCAATATTGCCTCAGATGGCTCTCAAGGCCTGCTGGAAATCGGTTTTGGTGAAAAACTAGCAGATTTTGATGTTGAAGCACTCAGGGCGTTATTTCTTGATCGCTACGAGCAAGAGATTTGCATCGATACGGTTTCTTTTGACGGGATTAAGGAGTTACTTGCCCGTTTAGATGAAGATAACATTCCCTGGGGGATCGTGACGAATAAGCCTCAATGGCTGACTGAGTTATTGCTGCCAAATTTTGATGAATTTGCTAACTGCCAAGTGGTCATTAGTGGCGACACTTTGGCAAAACGTAAACCCGATCCCTTGCCTCTTATTCATGCCGCAAAAATCATGCAAATTGCCCCAAGTGAATGTTGGTATATTGGTGATGCCAAGCGCGACATTGATGCGGCCATCGCCGCCAATATGACCAGTGTCGTTGCTAACTACGGCTATATTGGCCCAGAACACAGATCAGAGACCTGGAACGCAGATCTATACATAGATCAGCCGCAAGCCATGCTAAAACATCTTTGA
- the nrdA gene encoding class 1a ribonucleoside-diphosphate reductase subunit alpha: MNNNLFVTKRTGERESIDLEKIHKVITWAAKGLNNVSVSQVEIKAHIQFYDGIKTEDIHETLIRSAADLISTDAPDYQYLAARLAIFHLRKKAYGQFEPPALFTHVTQMIEMQKYDQHLLSDYSEAEFQEMDDYIDHWRDMDFSYAAVKQLEGKYLVQNRVTGEIYESAQFLYILVAACLFADYPKDTRMDYIKRFYDATSKFKISLPTPIMAGVRTPTRQFSSCVLIEAGDSLDSINATASAIVKYVSQRAGIGVNAGRIRALGSPIRGGEAFHTGCIPFYKYFQTAVKSCSQGGVRGGAATLFYPLWHMEVESLLVLKNNRGVEENRVRHLDYGVQFNKLMYQRLIKDQHISLFSPSDVPGLYDAFFADQAKFEELYVKYEQDDSIRKTQVKAVELFSLFMQERASTGRIYLQNVDHCNTHSPFDPKVAPIRQSNLCLEIALPTKPLEHVNDENGEIALCTLSAFNLGAIESVEDFAEMADLAVRALDNLLDYQDYPVPAAYNATMGRRTLGIGVINFAYYLAKNGVKYSDGSANGLIHRTFEAMQYHLMRASCNLAKEKGACPKFDETTYSQGIMPIDTYKKDLDKICDEPLHCDWDSLRADIKQYGLRNSTLSALMPSETSSQISNATNGIEPPRGHISVKSSKDGVLKQVVPEYELLKDKYELLWDLPSNDGYLQLTGIMQKFVDQTISANTSYDPNKYDGGKVPMKLLLKDLLTAYQLGVKTLYYHNTRDGAADTSQQELKSTQFVPQEAVVEEDDDCAGGACKI; the protein is encoded by the coding sequence ATGAATAACAATCTCTTCGTTACCAAGCGGACTGGCGAGCGCGAAAGCATTGACCTCGAAAAAATCCACAAAGTCATAACGTGGGCTGCTAAAGGCCTTAATAATGTGTCTGTTTCACAAGTGGAAATTAAAGCGCATATTCAGTTCTATGATGGTATCAAAACAGAAGACATTCATGAGACGTTAATTCGTTCTGCTGCAGATCTTATCTCAACAGATGCACCAGATTATCAGTACTTAGCGGCACGCTTAGCCATATTCCATTTACGTAAAAAAGCGTACGGCCAATTTGAGCCCCCAGCGCTATTTACCCATGTTACGCAAATGATTGAAATGCAAAAATACGATCAACATCTATTGAGTGATTACAGCGAAGCTGAATTTCAAGAAATGGATGATTATATTGATCACTGGCGTGATATGGACTTCAGCTATGCTGCAGTCAAACAGCTAGAAGGTAAATATCTTGTTCAAAACCGTGTAACCGGTGAAATCTACGAAAGCGCTCAGTTTCTGTATATACTGGTGGCTGCTTGTTTGTTTGCTGATTATCCAAAAGACACGCGTATGGATTACATCAAGCGTTTCTATGATGCGACGTCAAAGTTCAAAATTTCTTTGCCTACGCCTATCATGGCCGGTGTACGTACCCCAACTAGGCAGTTCAGTTCGTGCGTATTGATTGAAGCGGGTGATAGCCTGGACTCAATTAATGCGACCGCCAGTGCCATTGTAAAATACGTTAGTCAACGTGCTGGTATCGGCGTGAATGCGGGTCGTATCCGTGCATTAGGTAGTCCTATCCGCGGTGGTGAAGCATTCCATACTGGCTGTATCCCTTTCTACAAGTACTTTCAAACAGCGGTTAAAAGTTGCTCACAAGGTGGGGTTCGCGGCGGTGCTGCAACACTTTTCTACCCACTTTGGCATATGGAAGTCGAATCACTGCTCGTGTTAAAAAATAACCGTGGTGTAGAAGAGAACCGAGTGCGTCATTTAGATTACGGCGTACAGTTTAACAAGTTGATGTACCAGCGCTTAATTAAAGATCAGCATATCAGCCTATTTAGCCCATCTGATGTGCCTGGTTTATATGATGCATTCTTTGCCGACCAAGCTAAATTTGAAGAGTTGTATGTTAAGTACGAACAGGATGACAGTATCCGTAAGACTCAAGTCAAAGCGGTAGAACTATTTAGTTTATTCATGCAAGAACGCGCGAGCACTGGTCGTATCTATTTGCAGAACGTGGATCACTGTAATACCCACAGCCCGTTTGACCCGAAAGTTGCGCCTATCCGTCAAAGCAACTTGTGTCTTGAAATCGCCCTGCCGACTAAACCATTAGAGCATGTTAATGACGAAAACGGCGAAATAGCCCTATGTACATTGTCAGCGTTTAACTTAGGTGCAATTGAAAGCGTTGAAGATTTTGCCGAAATGGCTGACTTGGCTGTTCGTGCATTAGACAATTTACTCGATTATCAAGACTACCCAGTTCCTGCGGCATATAACGCCACTATGGGTCGTCGTACCTTAGGCATAGGTGTTATCAACTTTGCCTACTACTTAGCTAAAAATGGGGTTAAATACTCTGACGGCAGTGCTAATGGCTTGATCCACCGTACCTTTGAAGCGATGCAATACCACTTAATGCGCGCATCTTGTAACCTTGCTAAAGAAAAAGGTGCGTGTCCGAAGTTTGATGAAACAACCTACTCTCAAGGCATCATGCCAATTGATACCTACAAAAAAGATTTAGATAAAATCTGTGACGAACCACTGCATTGTGATTGGGACAGTCTACGCGCTGATATCAAACAATACGGTTTACGCAATAGTACCTTGTCTGCCTTGATGCCATCTGAAACCTCATCACAGATTTCAAATGCGACGAATGGCATTGAGCCACCCCGTGGCCACATCAGTGTTAAATCAAGTAAAGACGGTGTGTTAAAGCAAGTCGTACCTGAGTACGAGTTGCTAAAAGACAAGTACGAATTATTGTGGGATTTACCATCAAATGATGGCTACTTACAGTTAACAGGCATTATGCAAAAGTTTGTTGATCAAACCATTTCGGCTAACACCAGTTATGATCCAAACAAATACGACGGCGGCAAAGTGCCCATGAAGCTGTTGCTAAAAGATTTGCTTACCGCCTACCAATTAGGTGTGAAAACCTTGTACTACCACAATACCCGTGACGGTGCGGCAGATACGTCGCAGCAAGAACTGAAATCCACTCAGTTTGTGCCACAAGAAGCCGTCGTAGAAGAAGATGACGATTGTGCTGGCGGTGCGTGTAAAATTTAA
- the nrdB gene encoding class Ia ribonucleoside-diphosphate reductase subunit beta, translating into MKYTTFNQINNDPLHEPMFFGNPVNVARYDQQKHSIFEKLIEKQISFFWRPEEVDVSKDRVDFQKLSESEKHIFISNLKYQTLLDSIQGRSPNIAFLPIISIPELETWTETWSFFETIHSRSYTHILRNLFGDPSSIFSDIVENEQIKKRAADISKYYDDLIFYTQLWQTLGEGTHTINGEEHVVTMRSLKVKLFLCMNSVNALEAIRFYVSFACTFAFAERELMEGNSKIIRLISRDENLHLTSTQHILNLWAKGKDDPEMAEIAIEYKQQATDIFLDAVNQEKEWAEYLFQNGSMIGLNKDILCQYVEFIANHRMSAIGLGQPFDIKNNPLPWMNNYLNSDNVQVAPQESEISSYLVGQIDSEVGSNDFDEFEL; encoded by the coding sequence ATGAAATACACAACGTTTAACCAAATCAATAACGACCCTTTGCATGAACCTATGTTTTTCGGCAATCCGGTCAACGTTGCCCGTTATGATCAACAAAAACACAGTATTTTTGAAAAACTTATCGAAAAACAAATCAGCTTTTTCTGGCGCCCTGAAGAAGTCGATGTCAGCAAAGACAGAGTGGATTTTCAAAAGCTGAGTGAATCAGAAAAGCACATTTTTATATCTAATTTGAAATACCAAACCTTGTTGGATTCTATTCAAGGTCGTAGCCCAAATATCGCCTTCTTACCAATTATCTCTATCCCTGAGCTAGAAACGTGGACTGAAACATGGTCATTTTTTGAAACCATTCACTCACGTTCATATACGCATATTTTGCGGAATTTGTTTGGTGATCCAAGCAGCATATTTTCCGATATCGTTGAAAATGAACAAATCAAAAAACGCGCCGCTGATATTTCAAAATACTACGACGATTTGATTTTTTACACTCAGCTATGGCAAACCCTAGGTGAAGGTACGCACACCATTAATGGTGAAGAACACGTGGTTACCATGCGCTCATTAAAGGTCAAACTGTTCTTGTGCATGAATTCAGTTAATGCCTTAGAAGCGATTCGCTTTTATGTTTCATTTGCCTGTACCTTTGCTTTCGCAGAACGTGAATTGATGGAAGGTAACTCAAAAATTATTCGCCTGATTTCTCGTGATGAAAACCTACATTTGACCTCCACTCAGCACATATTGAATCTATGGGCTAAAGGAAAAGACGACCCAGAGATGGCTGAAATTGCCATTGAGTACAAACAACAAGCCACTGACATTTTCCTTGATGCAGTCAACCAAGAAAAAGAATGGGCAGAGTATTTGTTCCAGAACGGTTCAATGATCGGTTTAAATAAAGATATTTTGTGCCAATATGTTGAGTTTATTGCCAACCACAGAATGTCAGCTATAGGCTTAGGCCAACCTTTTGATATCAAAAATAACCCTTTACCTTGGATGAACAACTACTTGAATTCAGACAATGTACAGGTTGCACCACAAGAGTCTGAAATCAGTTCATACCTTGTCGGCCAGATAGACTCAGAAGTAGGCAGCAACGACTTCGATGAGTTCGAGCTATAG
- the yfaE gene encoding class I ribonucleotide reductase maintenance protein YfaE: MCKKVTVVEHDPDAPSEQTISFAHNNLLDCLLNNNIAKEYHCKEGFCGACRTQLVEGEVEYLLDPLAFIDDGEILACCCKPLSNIKIKA, encoded by the coding sequence GTGTGCAAAAAAGTCACGGTTGTTGAACACGACCCAGACGCCCCCAGTGAGCAAACGATATCGTTTGCTCATAATAATCTTCTCGACTGCTTACTCAATAATAATATTGCGAAGGAGTACCACTGCAAAGAGGGTTTTTGCGGTGCGTGTAGAACCCAGTTAGTTGAAGGCGAAGTAGAATATTTACTAGACCCACTGGCGTTTATCGACGATGGTGAAATACTGGCTTGCTGTTGTAAACCCTTAAGCAACATAAAAATAAAGGCTTAA